From a single Porites lutea chromosome 10, jaPorLute2.1, whole genome shotgun sequence genomic region:
- the LOC140949485 gene encoding uncharacterized protein — MGYHFYADDTQLYLSFNSLSGDDQAYSVSQVESCVRDIDRWMSCNKVKLNRDKTELLVISSKYRPRPSLDSILVGDHRVERSDKARNIGVVFDETLSLDKHVSSVCKSALFHLRNIAKIRMYLTSESTKTLVHAYVTCRLDNCNSLLLGSPEYIIQKLQRVQNCAARLVAGQPRAAYIRPVLKELHWLPVEQRITFKVLLLTFKALNNLAPPYLSQLIVPYNPTRNLRSASKHLLEVPNVRLKSYGDRAFSVAAPKHWNDIPLDIKLSGSVDVFKSRLKAYLFRLAFN, encoded by the coding sequence ATGGGCTATCATttttatgctgatgatactcagtTGTATCTGTCTTTCAATTCTCTCAGTGGGGATGATCAAGCTTATTCTGTCTCTCAGGTTGAATCTTGTGTTAGAGATATCGACCGTTGGATGTCTTGTAACAAAGTTAAGTTGAATAGGGACAAGACGGAACTGCTCGTTATCAGTTCAAAATATCGGCCACGCCCATCTTTAGATAGTATCCTGGTTGGTGATCATCGTGTAGAGCGGTCTGACAAAGCTAGGAACATAGGAGTTGTTTTTGATGAGACCTTGTCACTGGATAAGCATGTGAGTTCCGTTTGTAAATCTGCTTTATTTCATCTTCGGAATATCGCGAAGATTAGAATGTATCTGACTTCTGAGAGCACTAAGACCCTTGTCCATGCTTATGTTACTTGTCGACTGGACAATTGTAACTCATTGCTCCTCGGGTCACCGGAGTATATTATTCAGAAGCTCCAGCGCGTTCAAAACTGCGCTGCACGCCTTGTAGCTGGGCAACCTAGGGCTGCGTACATTCGCCCCGTCCTTAAGGAGCTACACTGGTTACCTGTGGAGCAGCGAATTACCTTTAAAGTATTACTGTTAACTTTTAAAGCTCTCAATAATCTGGCGCCTCCGTATTTAAGTCAACTTATAGTCCCATATAACCCTACTAGAAATCTTAGGTCAGCTAGCAAGCATTTATTAGAAGTACCGAATGTGCGCCTGAAGAGCTATGGGGACAGGGCCTTTTCGGTCGCTGCCCCAAAGCACTGGAATGATATTCCCTTAGACATTAAATTAAGTGGATCAGTTGATGTTTTTAAATCTAGATTGAAAGCTTATCTTTTTAGACTCGCTTTCAATTGA
- the LOC140949484 gene encoding fibroblast growth factor receptor homolog 2-like, translating to MICGRKSSFYYIYVSRSPNSQLSDKWEILLEQIEFEEELGRGAFGVVYKATFSKSDEMEALVTEASKWPASSRKPKAPQVVAVKVLHDDPSETQKEEFTFEIEQMKLLGSHKNVVSMVGCCTLEEKMFLVIEYVPCGDLLTWLRRRRKKINELQASERSYADKEDLKVQGETRDQEKQAGKLLKKTIKEEQAQVTMEMTSLRQSDVPKDMVSVTQSLPDVRILINTLKSAY from the exons ATGATTTGTGGACGAAAATCCAGCTTTTATTATATATATGTCTCCAGATCACCTAATTCACAGCTCTCTGATAAGTGGGAAATACTGCTTGAGCAAATAGAATTCGAGGAAGAGCTGGGGAGAGGAGCGTTTGGTGTTGTTTACAAAGCAACCTTTAGTAAGAGTGATGAAATGGAGGCGTTGGTCACTGAGGCTTCAAAATGGCCTGCATCATCCAGGAAGCCGAAGGCACCTCAGGTGGTGGCTGTCAAAGTTTTACATG ATGATCCATCTGAAACACAGAAAGAAGAGTTCACGTTTGAGATTGAACAGATGAAGTTGTTAGGCTCACATAAGAACGTTGTATCTATGGTTGGGTGCTGCACGCTTGAAGAGAAAATGTTTCTGGTCATAGAATACGTTCCGTGTGGTGACCTCTTGACGTGGCTACGTCGcagaagaaaaaag ATCAACGAACTTCAAGCTTCCGAGAGATCATATGCAGACAAAGAAGATTTGAAAGTTCAGGGAGAGACCAGAGATCAG GAAAAACAAGCAGGCAaacttttgaagaaaacaataaaGGAGGAGCAGGCTCAGGTCACTATGGAAATGACTTCATTGCGCCAGAGCGACGTCCCAAAGGACATGGTGTCAGTTACTCAGAGTCTCCCTGATGTAAGAATTTTAATAAACACACTTAAAAGTGCCTACTAA